In Cucurbita pepo subsp. pepo cultivar mu-cu-16 chromosome LG04, ASM280686v2, whole genome shotgun sequence, the following are encoded in one genomic region:
- the LOC111792645 gene encoding uncharacterized protein LOC111792645 isoform X2 — MKHRSSSKFSLQSWVGGFSGKNSSNSSGSPHLVNKNARNDRSKSHPPTSGGSYAVHTQINTEKYISTSTGDDGGPHLSDTVRQDIEVPKSSVLHVIDSHGGSGEYGNVSHKDIPGVAQKIKWGDLEDGSLVLNNSANGVEIKFGNIGEVDLGVSEKNEGKHDLASHISSPDTQVIKLGALSVREEEASHQALLSTDEVKFCQVSHQDFNREFREDLELLSNSEATVCPSTDDSNCKDIGTEHNKLIKDYSSSFNSPSSEEAGTEPKVQKAVELPEPEVENPELHEAAGKSELSSSPLIVQEAELLSTETKEPENSGGSSGPVEDAQIEQGSGTHNVQVVSVPSEGETGESKERFRQRLWCFLFENLNRAVDELYLLCELECDLEQMKEAILVLKEATSDFKDLNARVEEFEEVKRLSSQSVDGMPITMRSDHCRPHALSWEVRRMTNSPHKAEILSSSLEAFKKIRQERANMLEASKNVSGTECPQFMDQMKKTSTVNNILSHAADSALKTTESKGADHTPGNLSGKEKNIESIGTEKVNVVQNGRSRPHSSLSSSINTSKPPLAVKFKREQVESDVEKLLPKRERALAEGMCEKNQKATDNSKRQATVPEKDKEKEKRNMAARKSMDAWKEKRNWEDILSSSVRISSRVSHLPGMARKSAERVRVLHDKLMSPDKKKKTSLDVKREAEEKHARAMKIRSDLENERVQKLQRTSEKLIRVNEWQAVRTMKLREGMYARHQRSESRHEAFLAQVVKRAGDESSKVNEVRFITSLNEENKKIILRQKLHGSELRRAEKLQVMKIKQKEDMAREEAVLERKKLIEAEKLQRLAETQRKKEEAHVRREEERKASSAAREARAMEQLRRKVERARAQQEEAELMAQKLAERLSESEQRRKFYLEQIRERASMDFRDQSSPLLRRIVHKDGQSRSTPNNNGDEQAPSSSDLDSGLAMGKTTMQQHMKRKIKRIRQRLMALKYEFIEPVTGAENIGIGYRTSIGTARAKIGRWLQELQKLRQARKEGAASLGLIIAEMIKYLDGRELELQASRQAGLLDFIASALPASHTSKPEACQVMIHLLKLLRVVLSASANRSYFLGQNLLPPIIPMLSTALENYIKFAASVNAPGNVLPSSKTSIENFESSSEVLDGSLWTITTIIGHVRPEGPQLQMWDSLLELLVAYQVIHRLRDLFALYDRPQVEGSPFPSSILLSIRLLVVLTSRPGTDSTINFMLPASEKLAEDGSEIAISLQSKDFIGTGFTEDDSPSESGLNGVKVVQKQKIAIDKLDDESSEQKKNDGMIPTDGGQRKLTDCSIEANGVNLRTNVQGELQDSEVISKTSVSQGDQKQPMDLVSDQWIKNITKLKPPIAYLLSAISDTGIVGLLSLLTAVLLQANNRLSSEQASYILPSNFEDVATGVLKVLNNLAFLDLKFIQRMLARPDLKMEFFHLMSFLLSHCSSKWTTPSDPIGLLLLESLSILGHFALFHPENQEVLRWGKSPTILHKVCDLPFVFFSDPELMPVLASTLVAACYGCEQNKSVVQQELSMDMLVSLLRSCKNNLPVPAVQSTSAQENDDSNEFNPNGPETRKSLTDGTIRGSRNVCRTTRTSLGRPGGASTGNSNRSNRTRNLRDNRSAKASDEIVSKHNQPTLEVASVLLHYRFPGSFIDRAEQFFSADTPTAFDE, encoded by the exons ATG AAACATAGGAGTAGTTCTAAGTTTTCCCTACAGAGCTGGGTTGGAGGATTTTCGGGAAAAAATTCATCTAATTCTTCGGGCAGTCCACATCTGGTGAATAAAAATGCCCGAAATGATAGGTCAAAGTCTCATCCTCCAACATCAGGAGGAAGCTATGCTGTTCATACCCAAATTAATACTGAGAAATATATTTCTACATCAACTGGGGACGATGGCGGTCCACACTTGTCTGATACGGTCAGACAAGACATTGAAGTCCCCAAGTCATCCGTTTTGCATGTTATAGATTCTCATGGTGGAAGTGGAGAATATGGGAATGTCTCCCACAAAGATATCCCTGGAGTGGCTCAGAAAATCAAATGGGGTGATCTTGAGGATGGTAGTTTGGTATTGAATAACAGTGCTAATGGAGTTGAAATAAAGTTTGGTAATATTGGAGAGGTTGATCTAGGCGTCTCTGAAAAGAATGAGGGTAAGCATGACTTGGCTTCACACATCTCTTCCCCTGATACACAAGTGATCAAATTGGGTGCATTATCAGTCAGAGAAGAGGAGGCCTCTCATCAGGCTCTTTTATCAACTGATGAGGTCAAATTTTGCCAAGTTAGCCACCAAGATTTCAATAGAGAATTTAGAGAAGATCTGGAATTATTGAGTAATAGTGAAGCAACAGTCTGTCCAAGTACCGACGACTCAAATTGCAAGGATATAGGCACTGAACACAACAAACTTATAAAAGATTACAGTTCAAGTTTTAACTCTCCCTCTAGTGAGGAAGCTGGAACTGAGCCAAAAGTCCAGAAGGCTGTTGAGTTACCTGAGCCTGAGGTAGAAAATCCAGAGCTCCATGAAGCAGCTGGTAAGAGTGAGTTGTCTAGTTCGCCATTGATTGTTCAGGAGGCTGAATTACTCTCAACTGAAACTAAAGAACCTGAAAATTCAGGGGGTTCCTCTGGTCCGGTTGAAGATGCTCAAATTGAACAAGGGAGTGGAACTCATAATGTGCAAGTTGTGAGTGTGCCCAGTGAAGGTGAGACAGGTGAGAGTAAAGAAAGGTTTAGGCAGCGGCTCTGGTGTTTCCTTTTTGAGAATCTTAATCGAGCTGTAGATGAACTCTATCTCCTTTGTGAACTGGAATGTGACTTGGAACAGATGAAAGAAGCTATTCTTGTTCTTAAAGAGGCTACATCTGATTTTAAAGATCTAAATGCTAGGGTGGAGGAGTTTGAAGAGGTGAAGAGGTTGTCTTCTCAGTCTGTTGATGGAATGCCAATCACTATGAGGAGTGACCATTGTAGGCCACATGCTCTCTCTTGGGAG GTCCGGAGAATGACAAATTCTCCTCATAAAGCAGAGATTTTATCATCATCGCTTGAGGCATTTAAGAAAATTCGGCAAGAGAGAGCCAACATGCTTGAAGCAAGCAAAAATGTCTCTGGGACTGAGTGTCCACAGTTTATGGATCAGATGAAGAAAACATCTACAGTAAATAATATACTGTCTCATGCTGCAGATTCTGCATTAAAGACAACAGAAAGTAAAGGTGCAGATCACACTCCAGGGAATCTTagtggaaaagaaaagaatattgaGTCAATCGGTACTGAGAAGGTTAATGTTGTGCAAAATGGACGTTCACGCCCACATAGTTCCTTGTCTTCTTCTATAAATACGTCCAAGCCACCTCTTGCTGTAAAATTTAAGCGAGAACAAGTAGAATCTGATGTAGAAAAGCTACTTCCTAAAAGAGAACGAGCACTAGCAGAAGGTATGTGTGAGAAAAATCAGAAAGCTACAGATAATTCGAAAAGACAAGCAACTGTTCCTGAAAAAGAcaaggaaaaggagaagagGAATATGGCTGCTCGGAAATCCATGGATGcatggaaagaaaagaggaattGGGAAGATATACTTTCATCATCTGTTCGTATTAGTTCTCGCGTTTCACATTTACCAGGCATGGCCAGGAAAAGTGCTGAGCGTGTACGTGTGCTGCACGATAAGCTAATGTCCCCtgacaagaagaagaaaacttcTTTAGATGTCAAAAGAGAGGCAGAAGAAAAGCATGCTCGTGCAATGAAAATTAGAAGTGATCTAGAGAATGAAAGGGTTCAGAAACTACAGCGTACTTCAGAGAAATTAATTCGTGTAAATGAATGGCAGGCTGTACGCACTATGAAATTACGGGAAGGAATGTATGCTCGTCACCAGCGCAGTGAATCTCGGCATGAAGCTTTCCTAGCTCAAGTTGTGAAGAGAGCTGGTGATGAAAGTAGTAAGGTCAATGAGGTTCGTTTCATCACCTCcttaaatgaagaaaataaaaagattatattgCGGCAGAAGCTTCATGGTTCTGAATTAAGGAGAGCTGAAAAGCTTCaagtaatgaaaattaaacaaaaggaaGATATGGCTAGAGAAGAAGCAGTGTTAGAACGAAAGAAATTGATTGAAGCTGAAAAATTGCAGCGTCTTGCTGAAACacagaggaaaaaagaagaggcTCATGTTCGAAGGGAAGAAGAACGAAAAGCATCAAGCGCGGCAAGGGAGGCGAGGGCCATGGAACAGCTTCGAAGGAAGGTTGAAAGAGCAAGAGCCCAGCAAGAAGAAGCTGAACTTATGGCCCAGAAATTGGCTGAGCGACTTAGTGAAAGTGAACAACGGCGGAAGTTTTATTTGGAGCAAATACGAGAGAGGGCTTCTATGGATTTTAGGGACCAATCTTCACCCTTGCTGCGACGAATTGTGCATAAGGATGGTCAGAGTAGATCGACACCGAACAATAATGGTGATGAGCAGGCACCAAGTAGCTCTGACTTGGATTCTGGTCTTGCAATGGGTAAGACGACGATGCAACAACACATGAAACGAAAGATCAAAAGAATCCGACAGAGGCTTATGGCTCTGAAGTATGAATTTATTGAGCCCGTTACTGGTGCTGAGAATATTGGCATTGGATATAGAACATCCATAGGAACTGCAAGGGCAAAAATAGGTAGGTGGCTTCAAGAACTTCAAAAACTTCGCCAAGCAAGGAAAGAAGGGGCTGCAAGTTTAGGGCTGATAATTGCTGAAATGATCAAG taTTTGGATGGAAGGGAACTCGAGCTGCAAGCTTCTCGCCAAGCTGGCTTACTTGATTTTATTGCTTCGGCTCTTCCTGCTTCTCACACATCTAAACCTGAAGCCTGTCAAGTGATGATACATCTATTGAAATTGCTAAGGGTAGTATTATCTGCATCTGCAAACAGAAGTTACTTTCTTGGGCAGAATCTCTTGCCACCAATCATCCCAATGCTATCAACAGCCCTTGAGAACTACATCAAGTTTGCAGCTTCTGTTAATGCCCCTGGTAATGTGCTTCCATCAAGCAAAACGtctattgaaaattttgagtcaAGCTCCGAAGTACTGGATGGGTCCTTGTGGACTATCACAACAATAATCGGTCATGTAAGGCCTGAAGGACCGCAACTCCAAATGTGGGATAGTTTGTTGGAACTATTGGTTGCTTACCAGGTTATTCATCGGCTCCGAGACCTTTTTGCGCTTTATGATAGACCTCAGGTGGAAGGGTCCCCATTTCCTTCTTCCATTCTCTTAAGTATTCGTCTTTTGGTGGTTTTAACATCAAGACCTGGAACTGATAGTaccattaattttatgttaccCGCTAGTGAAAAATTGGCGGAAGATGGAAGTGAAATTGCTATTTCTCTCCAGTCTAAAGATTTTATTGGAACTGGTTTCACTGAAGATGATAGTCCGTCAGAATCTGGGTTAAATGGGGTTAAAGTtgtacaaaaacaaaaaatagcaATAGATAAACTGGATGATGAATCGAGTgagcaaaagaaaaacgatGGGATGATACCCACTGATGGAGGTCAGAGGAAGCTGACTGACTGCTCGATCGAGGCAAATGGCGTTAATCTCCGGACCAATGTTCAGGGCGAACTACAAGATAGTGAAGTTATCTCAAAAACTTCTGTATCCCAAGGGGATCAGAAACAACCGATGGATCTTGTATCTGACCAATggataaaaaatattacaaaattgaaacctCCAATTGCGTACTTACTGTCTGCTATATCTGATACTGGAATTGTTGGTCTCCTGTCCTTATTAACAGCTGTTTTGCTTCAAGCAAACAATAGGTTATCATCTGAACAG GCCTCATATATCCTTCCATctaattttgaagatgttgCTACTGGTGTGCTGAAGGTGTTGAACAATCTGGCGTTCTTGGATCTTAAATTTATTCAGCGAATGCTG GCTAGGCCAGACCTGAAAATGGAGTTTTTCCATTTAATGAGTTTCCTTCTCTCGCATTGCTCAAGCAAGTGGACAACTCCTAGTGATCCG ATTGGTCTTCTGCTTCTCGAGTCTTTGTCCATTCTTGGGCATTTTGCCTTGTTCCATCCTGAGAATCAAGAAGTTCTTCGCTGGGGAAAGAGCCCTACCATACTTCACAAG GTTTGCGACCTGCCGTTTGTGTTCTTCAGTGACCCTGAATTGATGCCAGTCTTGGCCAGTACCCTGGTTGCTGCTTGCTATGGGTGTGAGCAGAACAAGTCCGTTGTTCAGCAAGAACTAAGTATGGACATGCTGGTCTCATTACTGAGATCCTGCAAAAATAATCTGCCAGTACCAGCTGTTCAATCCACTTCAGCACAAGAGAACGATGATTCTAATGAATTTAACCCAAATGGTCCTGAAACTAGAAAATCGCTAACGGACGGTACCATTAGAGGCAGCCGCAATGTCTGCAGAACCACAAGGACTTCTTTAGGAAGACCTGGAGGAGCTTCCACTGGAAATAGCAATAGGAGTAACAGAACAAGAAACCTAAGAGACAACAGATCAGCTAAAGCATCTGATGAAATAGTTTCGAAGCACAATCAACCAACATTAGAAGTTGCATCTGTGCTGTTGCATTATAGATTCCCTGGCAGTTTCATTGATAGAGCCGAGCAGTTCTTTTCGGCCGATACTCCCACTGCGTTTGATGAATAA
- the LOC111792645 gene encoding uncharacterized protein LOC111792645 isoform X1, which translates to MENSGGGDDQGSGWFEVKKKHRSSSKFSLQSWVGGFSGKNSSNSSGSPHLVNKNARNDRSKSHPPTSGGSYAVHTQINTEKYISTSTGDDGGPHLSDTVRQDIEVPKSSVLHVIDSHGGSGEYGNVSHKDIPGVAQKIKWGDLEDGSLVLNNSANGVEIKFGNIGEVDLGVSEKNEGKHDLASHISSPDTQVIKLGALSVREEEASHQALLSTDEVKFCQVSHQDFNREFREDLELLSNSEATVCPSTDDSNCKDIGTEHNKLIKDYSSSFNSPSSEEAGTEPKVQKAVELPEPEVENPELHEAAGKSELSSSPLIVQEAELLSTETKEPENSGGSSGPVEDAQIEQGSGTHNVQVVSVPSEGETGESKERFRQRLWCFLFENLNRAVDELYLLCELECDLEQMKEAILVLKEATSDFKDLNARVEEFEEVKRLSSQSVDGMPITMRSDHCRPHALSWEVRRMTNSPHKAEILSSSLEAFKKIRQERANMLEASKNVSGTECPQFMDQMKKTSTVNNILSHAADSALKTTESKGADHTPGNLSGKEKNIESIGTEKVNVVQNGRSRPHSSLSSSINTSKPPLAVKFKREQVESDVEKLLPKRERALAEGMCEKNQKATDNSKRQATVPEKDKEKEKRNMAARKSMDAWKEKRNWEDILSSSVRISSRVSHLPGMARKSAERVRVLHDKLMSPDKKKKTSLDVKREAEEKHARAMKIRSDLENERVQKLQRTSEKLIRVNEWQAVRTMKLREGMYARHQRSESRHEAFLAQVVKRAGDESSKVNEVRFITSLNEENKKIILRQKLHGSELRRAEKLQVMKIKQKEDMAREEAVLERKKLIEAEKLQRLAETQRKKEEAHVRREEERKASSAAREARAMEQLRRKVERARAQQEEAELMAQKLAERLSESEQRRKFYLEQIRERASMDFRDQSSPLLRRIVHKDGQSRSTPNNNGDEQAPSSSDLDSGLAMGKTTMQQHMKRKIKRIRQRLMALKYEFIEPVTGAENIGIGYRTSIGTARAKIGRWLQELQKLRQARKEGAASLGLIIAEMIKYLDGRELELQASRQAGLLDFIASALPASHTSKPEACQVMIHLLKLLRVVLSASANRSYFLGQNLLPPIIPMLSTALENYIKFAASVNAPGNVLPSSKTSIENFESSSEVLDGSLWTITTIIGHVRPEGPQLQMWDSLLELLVAYQVIHRLRDLFALYDRPQVEGSPFPSSILLSIRLLVVLTSRPGTDSTINFMLPASEKLAEDGSEIAISLQSKDFIGTGFTEDDSPSESGLNGVKVVQKQKIAIDKLDDESSEQKKNDGMIPTDGGQRKLTDCSIEANGVNLRTNVQGELQDSEVISKTSVSQGDQKQPMDLVSDQWIKNITKLKPPIAYLLSAISDTGIVGLLSLLTAVLLQANNRLSSEQASYILPSNFEDVATGVLKVLNNLAFLDLKFIQRMLARPDLKMEFFHLMSFLLSHCSSKWTTPSDPIGLLLLESLSILGHFALFHPENQEVLRWGKSPTILHKVCDLPFVFFSDPELMPVLASTLVAACYGCEQNKSVVQQELSMDMLVSLLRSCKNNLPVPAVQSTSAQENDDSNEFNPNGPETRKSLTDGTIRGSRNVCRTTRTSLGRPGGASTGNSNRSNRTRNLRDNRSAKASDEIVSKHNQPTLEVASVLLHYRFPGSFIDRAEQFFSADTPTAFDE; encoded by the exons ATGGAGAACAGCGGTGGAGGTGACGATCAGGGATCAGGATGGTTCGAAGTGAAAAAG AAACATAGGAGTAGTTCTAAGTTTTCCCTACAGAGCTGGGTTGGAGGATTTTCGGGAAAAAATTCATCTAATTCTTCGGGCAGTCCACATCTGGTGAATAAAAATGCCCGAAATGATAGGTCAAAGTCTCATCCTCCAACATCAGGAGGAAGCTATGCTGTTCATACCCAAATTAATACTGAGAAATATATTTCTACATCAACTGGGGACGATGGCGGTCCACACTTGTCTGATACGGTCAGACAAGACATTGAAGTCCCCAAGTCATCCGTTTTGCATGTTATAGATTCTCATGGTGGAAGTGGAGAATATGGGAATGTCTCCCACAAAGATATCCCTGGAGTGGCTCAGAAAATCAAATGGGGTGATCTTGAGGATGGTAGTTTGGTATTGAATAACAGTGCTAATGGAGTTGAAATAAAGTTTGGTAATATTGGAGAGGTTGATCTAGGCGTCTCTGAAAAGAATGAGGGTAAGCATGACTTGGCTTCACACATCTCTTCCCCTGATACACAAGTGATCAAATTGGGTGCATTATCAGTCAGAGAAGAGGAGGCCTCTCATCAGGCTCTTTTATCAACTGATGAGGTCAAATTTTGCCAAGTTAGCCACCAAGATTTCAATAGAGAATTTAGAGAAGATCTGGAATTATTGAGTAATAGTGAAGCAACAGTCTGTCCAAGTACCGACGACTCAAATTGCAAGGATATAGGCACTGAACACAACAAACTTATAAAAGATTACAGTTCAAGTTTTAACTCTCCCTCTAGTGAGGAAGCTGGAACTGAGCCAAAAGTCCAGAAGGCTGTTGAGTTACCTGAGCCTGAGGTAGAAAATCCAGAGCTCCATGAAGCAGCTGGTAAGAGTGAGTTGTCTAGTTCGCCATTGATTGTTCAGGAGGCTGAATTACTCTCAACTGAAACTAAAGAACCTGAAAATTCAGGGGGTTCCTCTGGTCCGGTTGAAGATGCTCAAATTGAACAAGGGAGTGGAACTCATAATGTGCAAGTTGTGAGTGTGCCCAGTGAAGGTGAGACAGGTGAGAGTAAAGAAAGGTTTAGGCAGCGGCTCTGGTGTTTCCTTTTTGAGAATCTTAATCGAGCTGTAGATGAACTCTATCTCCTTTGTGAACTGGAATGTGACTTGGAACAGATGAAAGAAGCTATTCTTGTTCTTAAAGAGGCTACATCTGATTTTAAAGATCTAAATGCTAGGGTGGAGGAGTTTGAAGAGGTGAAGAGGTTGTCTTCTCAGTCTGTTGATGGAATGCCAATCACTATGAGGAGTGACCATTGTAGGCCACATGCTCTCTCTTGGGAG GTCCGGAGAATGACAAATTCTCCTCATAAAGCAGAGATTTTATCATCATCGCTTGAGGCATTTAAGAAAATTCGGCAAGAGAGAGCCAACATGCTTGAAGCAAGCAAAAATGTCTCTGGGACTGAGTGTCCACAGTTTATGGATCAGATGAAGAAAACATCTACAGTAAATAATATACTGTCTCATGCTGCAGATTCTGCATTAAAGACAACAGAAAGTAAAGGTGCAGATCACACTCCAGGGAATCTTagtggaaaagaaaagaatattgaGTCAATCGGTACTGAGAAGGTTAATGTTGTGCAAAATGGACGTTCACGCCCACATAGTTCCTTGTCTTCTTCTATAAATACGTCCAAGCCACCTCTTGCTGTAAAATTTAAGCGAGAACAAGTAGAATCTGATGTAGAAAAGCTACTTCCTAAAAGAGAACGAGCACTAGCAGAAGGTATGTGTGAGAAAAATCAGAAAGCTACAGATAATTCGAAAAGACAAGCAACTGTTCCTGAAAAAGAcaaggaaaaggagaagagGAATATGGCTGCTCGGAAATCCATGGATGcatggaaagaaaagaggaattGGGAAGATATACTTTCATCATCTGTTCGTATTAGTTCTCGCGTTTCACATTTACCAGGCATGGCCAGGAAAAGTGCTGAGCGTGTACGTGTGCTGCACGATAAGCTAATGTCCCCtgacaagaagaagaaaacttcTTTAGATGTCAAAAGAGAGGCAGAAGAAAAGCATGCTCGTGCAATGAAAATTAGAAGTGATCTAGAGAATGAAAGGGTTCAGAAACTACAGCGTACTTCAGAGAAATTAATTCGTGTAAATGAATGGCAGGCTGTACGCACTATGAAATTACGGGAAGGAATGTATGCTCGTCACCAGCGCAGTGAATCTCGGCATGAAGCTTTCCTAGCTCAAGTTGTGAAGAGAGCTGGTGATGAAAGTAGTAAGGTCAATGAGGTTCGTTTCATCACCTCcttaaatgaagaaaataaaaagattatattgCGGCAGAAGCTTCATGGTTCTGAATTAAGGAGAGCTGAAAAGCTTCaagtaatgaaaattaaacaaaaggaaGATATGGCTAGAGAAGAAGCAGTGTTAGAACGAAAGAAATTGATTGAAGCTGAAAAATTGCAGCGTCTTGCTGAAACacagaggaaaaaagaagaggcTCATGTTCGAAGGGAAGAAGAACGAAAAGCATCAAGCGCGGCAAGGGAGGCGAGGGCCATGGAACAGCTTCGAAGGAAGGTTGAAAGAGCAAGAGCCCAGCAAGAAGAAGCTGAACTTATGGCCCAGAAATTGGCTGAGCGACTTAGTGAAAGTGAACAACGGCGGAAGTTTTATTTGGAGCAAATACGAGAGAGGGCTTCTATGGATTTTAGGGACCAATCTTCACCCTTGCTGCGACGAATTGTGCATAAGGATGGTCAGAGTAGATCGACACCGAACAATAATGGTGATGAGCAGGCACCAAGTAGCTCTGACTTGGATTCTGGTCTTGCAATGGGTAAGACGACGATGCAACAACACATGAAACGAAAGATCAAAAGAATCCGACAGAGGCTTATGGCTCTGAAGTATGAATTTATTGAGCCCGTTACTGGTGCTGAGAATATTGGCATTGGATATAGAACATCCATAGGAACTGCAAGGGCAAAAATAGGTAGGTGGCTTCAAGAACTTCAAAAACTTCGCCAAGCAAGGAAAGAAGGGGCTGCAAGTTTAGGGCTGATAATTGCTGAAATGATCAAG taTTTGGATGGAAGGGAACTCGAGCTGCAAGCTTCTCGCCAAGCTGGCTTACTTGATTTTATTGCTTCGGCTCTTCCTGCTTCTCACACATCTAAACCTGAAGCCTGTCAAGTGATGATACATCTATTGAAATTGCTAAGGGTAGTATTATCTGCATCTGCAAACAGAAGTTACTTTCTTGGGCAGAATCTCTTGCCACCAATCATCCCAATGCTATCAACAGCCCTTGAGAACTACATCAAGTTTGCAGCTTCTGTTAATGCCCCTGGTAATGTGCTTCCATCAAGCAAAACGtctattgaaaattttgagtcaAGCTCCGAAGTACTGGATGGGTCCTTGTGGACTATCACAACAATAATCGGTCATGTAAGGCCTGAAGGACCGCAACTCCAAATGTGGGATAGTTTGTTGGAACTATTGGTTGCTTACCAGGTTATTCATCGGCTCCGAGACCTTTTTGCGCTTTATGATAGACCTCAGGTGGAAGGGTCCCCATTTCCTTCTTCCATTCTCTTAAGTATTCGTCTTTTGGTGGTTTTAACATCAAGACCTGGAACTGATAGTaccattaattttatgttaccCGCTAGTGAAAAATTGGCGGAAGATGGAAGTGAAATTGCTATTTCTCTCCAGTCTAAAGATTTTATTGGAACTGGTTTCACTGAAGATGATAGTCCGTCAGAATCTGGGTTAAATGGGGTTAAAGTtgtacaaaaacaaaaaatagcaATAGATAAACTGGATGATGAATCGAGTgagcaaaagaaaaacgatGGGATGATACCCACTGATGGAGGTCAGAGGAAGCTGACTGACTGCTCGATCGAGGCAAATGGCGTTAATCTCCGGACCAATGTTCAGGGCGAACTACAAGATAGTGAAGTTATCTCAAAAACTTCTGTATCCCAAGGGGATCAGAAACAACCGATGGATCTTGTATCTGACCAATggataaaaaatattacaaaattgaaacctCCAATTGCGTACTTACTGTCTGCTATATCTGATACTGGAATTGTTGGTCTCCTGTCCTTATTAACAGCTGTTTTGCTTCAAGCAAACAATAGGTTATCATCTGAACAG GCCTCATATATCCTTCCATctaattttgaagatgttgCTACTGGTGTGCTGAAGGTGTTGAACAATCTGGCGTTCTTGGATCTTAAATTTATTCAGCGAATGCTG GCTAGGCCAGACCTGAAAATGGAGTTTTTCCATTTAATGAGTTTCCTTCTCTCGCATTGCTCAAGCAAGTGGACAACTCCTAGTGATCCG ATTGGTCTTCTGCTTCTCGAGTCTTTGTCCATTCTTGGGCATTTTGCCTTGTTCCATCCTGAGAATCAAGAAGTTCTTCGCTGGGGAAAGAGCCCTACCATACTTCACAAG GTTTGCGACCTGCCGTTTGTGTTCTTCAGTGACCCTGAATTGATGCCAGTCTTGGCCAGTACCCTGGTTGCTGCTTGCTATGGGTGTGAGCAGAACAAGTCCGTTGTTCAGCAAGAACTAAGTATGGACATGCTGGTCTCATTACTGAGATCCTGCAAAAATAATCTGCCAGTACCAGCTGTTCAATCCACTTCAGCACAAGAGAACGATGATTCTAATGAATTTAACCCAAATGGTCCTGAAACTAGAAAATCGCTAACGGACGGTACCATTAGAGGCAGCCGCAATGTCTGCAGAACCACAAGGACTTCTTTAGGAAGACCTGGAGGAGCTTCCACTGGAAATAGCAATAGGAGTAACAGAACAAGAAACCTAAGAGACAACAGATCAGCTAAAGCATCTGATGAAATAGTTTCGAAGCACAATCAACCAACATTAGAAGTTGCATCTGTGCTGTTGCATTATAGATTCCCTGGCAGTTTCATTGATAGAGCCGAGCAGTTCTTTTCGGCCGATACTCCCACTGCGTTTGATGAATAA